The Primulina tabacum isolate GXHZ01 chromosome 10, ASM2559414v2, whole genome shotgun sequence region ACATGAACAAATTTACTTTCATTCTCTTGCTCTCTTTGTATCATTATATTTTCTTTGCTATTTGAATTCACAATCACAGCACTGAATTAAGCATCGGGGGACTCCCTGACCCTATTATCTTCTGTGCAGACCATATTTGGCCAACCAGACCctaatattgaaatatttgaagatCTACTCATCGGACCGAACCCAAGATAAAACTTTGGTTACCTCAAAAGTACCAAACCACCTTTAATCCTAAAtatacaatatttatttatttcagaaTTTTTTTAATGGGTTTTGTGCTTATATACTTACTAACCCATGAAAATGAAATAACTATTTAAATGGTAAATTAatgtaaaaaattataaataataggTGTAAGTTAAATTGAATGTGTAAAGAAAGAACGATTCGATTCAATCCACATTCTACATGGCCCGGTTCTTGTCTCCCTTTTATGCGGCAAATATAGTCTTTTCTTGGGTCCATAAACATAACCCGTTTCATTAACTTTTTCTTCCCCGAGTATGGTCCAATTTATGCACTTCCACCAATACCATAAATAATTCAGTCAATTATTCATTCTTTGATTCTCACGTACATGCACTGCTTAAGCTGTACATTCTTTTACCATTTATGTTCTCAATTATTTTTACGGTTTTCATCAtccattttgtttttgtttaaacATACTCGAATCTCGAGAAATCGCCATCAAACGACTAATCGAAGAATTTCTTGGGAATCCTACAAGATACGTTAGTTCTTTTTTCTCTGATAGATGGTCAGAACTTCATCTGGGTTCGAATCCTACTGAAAGATCCACTAGAGATCAGAAATTGTTGAAAAAATACAAGATCCTTCTTTTGTCCCTTCCAGGctattggaaaaaaaaaacttattaatATATTCAAGATAATTACGTATTTACAAAATGCTGTCTCAATTCATCCCATCGAATACATTAAGGTAGTATTTGGAAATGCTTTAAAAAACGATTATCATGAGTATTTCTTTACAAAGTCGAGCACAAAATCTTATACACGTTCTTCTTATGCTACCCACCATTAAATAAAAAAGGCAACAGAGGTGCTATAATTTTTTGTATAATTGAGTACATCAAAGTAATTGTTGTATAGAGCATAATGCAATATTGTGTTTCGCAACCTAAAGCAACAAATAGAAATATTGAGGTTTGTTGGACTGGGCTtgcattataaaaaaaattcagtttttATTACATTGAGGCTGTGTTACATTTGGGctgctttttattatttcttgggcTGAGCCCAGATTATTTGCCCAAAAGCCTACATCCATCTAGCGCGAACGGAAAGCCGAGGGTAGATTTGGGCTAATGAGATCCTACCTATGTGGGCATTACCCTCACTTCATTTCAACGGATAAGATCTTgccacacatacaatttcaaaaaaaaaaaaatgggtcCTATATATGTATGGGCAAATCTTGACCATCCATTCTATCATGGGCCAATGCCCACATAGGTATGATTAAATAAACCGTAGATTTGGATGAATATTtgagtaatttttttaaaaaaataattacattTCATTAAATAAAGTTTTTAAATCAATCATAACCCAAATTAAAGATGTCAAAATGAGCCAACCCGACCACCCTAAACAATATTTTAcataatccaaaaaaaaaaaaatcaattttttttacttaaaaATATGAGAGTGGATAATTACTTTAACCTTGGTGTATCAGTTATTGcttttatttaacaaaaacaacaattttcttcaattttatataatatttattcctTATTAGGCAAACATACAAATActttgaaaataaattaatacGGAATTAAGTCGTTAAACTGGGGAAATATCAGTTTCTCATTATTTGTTCTTGGCATGCAGAGGCACATTAATTCTTGGGGTTTAGAGAACATGACCATATGATCCGCATCATGAATCATCTTCACCTCATCTGTTGGATTGTTTTCAATCATCCACTAGCTCCTTCCTGCTCACAAACCACGTAAACACGTCGAACCGAGCCGTAATATTCTTCGGGGACAGACTAGTATCTTCCAACAGATGGGTCGCAACCATGGGTCTCACCAATGACGTTGCCAGAATCAAATCCTACATGTATATGTACCCAAAAAGTTCAAGATAAGTACAAGGATGAAAAGGCCAAGTTTGTTTGGATTTCCTGTGAATATTAACATATTTTGAGATTAAGAATATAGCATGTTTCGCATAcatgtaatatatattattgaatGAATGTGGTTACCTCGGGAGGACAAAGTTGATACAAGTTAGTGGAAAAAACTTTGGGCCTAAGAGGAAGGAGAGGTGGGAGTCTTGTCCTCTCCATTGCTAAAAGATACTTGGCAGTCCAAAAATGTCTCCATTTACCCTGTCAAATGCTGGATATGGTAGTAGTTAAACTCCTACTcctatttcatcattttaattttaacagTGAATTTAGTTAGGTAGATTTAATAATCCCATTAACAGTACTCAGTGAAACTGGAGTTGAAGAAAGGGAAAaaagagggggggggggggggggggggggggttgtaCTTTTGGTGATGTTTATCGAATAATTTCCACTATTATGTCACGTTTGCCTTTTCCATGCATGGCGTTTGCTTCTTCCTTTCCTTCCATTTTGTCTGCAACAAAAATGGCGGTTTTTTGGTGTTAATCAATCTCATTTCTCGCCATTCCCTTCCACTTTTTTATTTGCCGGTTTGGGTAAATTTTGATTACCGTAGACTGGTTGTAAACATTTGTATTGTGCAAGGAATATAAAGACCAGCTCGAtccaataatatttttttttacttttaattttctttcatCAAACTTGATGAATATATAatctcaatttttaaaatatatcaactttctttaataaaaatagatttttcttCTAAACTTAGTCTATGTTAACTTTCTTCAACTTGTGATTTTTCGATGGATTTAGCTTAGATTAAGTTCAGTTCTttaaaaaatcttaatttgactATTTTACTCATCCAAAACATGTCATTAATGTGATTTTTCTTCCTGTAGCTCTGGGGTGTGATCGATGGATAGAAGCATTTgatgattaatttaattatggGTGTCAATTCGAATAATTCAGGTCATGTTGACGCAGAtagtatttaaaaaaatgctCGACCCTCGACCCGATTCGAACCTGAACCAACTTGAAAAATCCGAATCCGGACCTTGCTCAATGAAAGTATCCGAAAGTAATTGAAACgggttattttattttttaacttcGGTTaacgtttttttttaaaaaaatgatcttttaatgtatttaaattacattttaagaggtcatttactaaaaaaaaaagaaaaaaaaaaagaaaaaatttgatCGAGGTCCTGAAACAGAGTATTTGACACCTTAATTACGGCGTCTCCCGTCAAAGTTCAAACCCTAAATAGCGTTCGACGTCTTTGATCACATCTCCAAATGGATCCTCTGCCGGAACCAGTTAGTTATATCTGTGGAGGTACTGCTTAATCTATTACTGTTACTTGCGTTCATGTTGATTGGTTCTTTATGCCTTCATCTGTCGGTGGAAGTTGGATTTATGATAAATTTGAATTGGGGATTGCAGATTGCGGACAAGAGAACACTCTGAAGCCAGTGGATGTGATTCAGTGCCGTGAATGCGGTTATCGTATTCTTTACAAGAAACGCACCCGCAGAAGTAATTCTTTTAACTCAATATGATAACTAATAATCGTTtcttcaaatatattattttatcgtCAAACGATTACTGTGTGTTGGCTTTCTATTCTGGCCCTTGATTAATCTtctttttggattttttttagtgagttttaatattttcatcTGAATTGTTATGTTCGGTCACTGCCATGATCAAGCTAGTTGAGCTGAATGacattcatatatttttattcaagtttgTGCTAGTTTTGATCACAGCTTGATGATCAAATACTAATCTATTTTGTGATTTAGTTGCACCATGTCTTCCCTATTTAATTTTTAGCTTAATATCGagtgaatttttaaatattttcatacacTAGTATAATCATATTGAAATTTTGCAATGTGctattgaataaaataattttaacctTGAACATGTTTGAGCACGGTTCTGGTTCgatgatttaaaattcaaattcaattgACTGGcttgaaaaacattatttatttgtgttttttaaaaaacaaaccTATTTATTTGTGTTTTGTGCCCATTCatacttgattttgatttttttccccCACCAATGTTTATAAAGATTGATATGATCATTAAATTATGCAAAGAGAAGTGAACTTTGGTGAGCATAGAGTTGATTGATTTGTGGGGAAGAAGATGGTGAGAGTGTTATGTATactcttctttctttcttttttttggtGTGTTTTGGGAACAATAACATGCTTATTTTTATGTAACTAAGAAGGCTATGCTGTGAATATATCCGTGGAGTTTTATGAACCATTTTTTTGATAAGATTGAACCTTGATGCAAATTTATTATACCTTGCTTTGGAGAGTTGAAATCTGTGCATAAAATTTCCTTCATAAAAGAAATTTTAGCCCGAGTCTTAATGCAATTGTTATGTCCCATTCCATTGCTGCAATCCTTCGAATGCTCTCCCCTACGAAACGGTTGGTCTTTTTATGCTGCTTGCTTTTTTCATGTTCTTAAATTTGTTGTGGACCTTTTCTGGGCAAATTGAGTGTTTTATGTCTTCGTGAATTGCTTGCTGAAGTGTTGAATGAGTTGATCGTGTTGAGAAGTTGTGGGATTTTACTCGTCTCCATTGGAAGTTAAATCGTGTCTTCGCCTCACAATGTCCTCTCCACTATATCCTTTTCTTCCCAAGAAGCTCTTCCCGAGAAGCTGTGATTCCTCATTTCAGAGCTACCATCAATTTCAGACCCCTTTTTTCATTTTAGTGGCACAGATCCCCCTTCCCTTTTGAATCAAACTTCCCTTTCCCTATCTCATCATCATACACCCTTTTCCCTTCATTGTTTTCGGTCTAAATTGTTGTCCCAAGGGAATAAACTTTCATCGACGGGCTAATAATTATCCTAGTGATGTTTTCCGATTTGCAATTCATACTCTGTTTTAGTGGTTTTTCCCCTCAGATTTTATATGGCGACTCTTTTCTGTCCAATCCATGCAGTTGTCCAATATGAAGCTCATTGAAGTCGCGTGAAGCAACTCAACTCCTTATTTCAAATGCACCGGGAAATTAATCTGAGAACTTTGTTATATTCTGGTGGATTCTTTACTACTGTAAAAAATTTGAATCCGTAAAATAGTTGTTCTTATTGGGGATCATCGTTCTAGTTATTTTTTAATCACTTGTGAAAGTTATTTAATGCTGACTCTTAGAAATTTGACTGAAACTGTTGCTTCACCCAAAAGTTCGAAAGTTTTGGAGAAGGGATCAAATTAGTTTTGATTCGGAATTTAATGGATGATATTGCTTTGTCCGAATTAGACCCTAGTTTTGTGATCTAAAATGGTTACGACACGAGCTCGATTTGATTTAAATTTATAGGTGGAAGAATTACATTTTTAGTTTTAACAGGACCAAAACTGGAAAAAAGAAATGTAAGTTACGAGACTAAAactacaaaataatatttaacgAGACCAAAAATAAGTggaaaaacataaataatagtAGGATCAAAAACGTATTTATTCTTTTATAGGTTCAAACTCGATCAAATATTTTGAGTTCAACTAATAAAATGTCAAATTACTTAAGCTTgtgcttaaaaaatttgaaagcatTTGTAGTATAATAAGGGCCAGGCTCGAAAAATATAAAGCTCTAAATTTTgtgtttatataaaaaaatattcgtCCTTAAATTGTGTGTCCTTAAACTATCTACAAAAATTAATAGATAGAAAGTTTTCATTGTGAATTTTCTGCATTGTCCttaaattgtgtgttgtttAGATTAGTTGCATGGAGATCTGATGGAAAAGGGGTGCAAAAATTAGGGGAAATCGGAATATAAAATTTATGGATAATAGAAAATAGCTACAAGTCTATAAATGCACCAAGAAaatttaatgtatattatgCTCAACTGCTGAATGTCATCAAATGCATTGtctaaaatcaaataaaaatttgactTGCTTGCCTATCAAGCCATTCTCCACAATGCTGCTGCACCAGACGCGCTCTGTCTCTTCTCTTCCACTCTACAGCAAGGGAAGATTATAAaatgatgataataataatattattattatttaattggttTTGCGTTTTTTAAAAAGGGAAAAAACAATTTGGTCGTAAAGTGAAAAATTATGATTATATTCAATTTAAGGTGTTATAAACAGAAGTGCCATTTCTCTCCGATCCCACGTTGTATGTGTGCTTCCCTCTTCCTATTTGTCGTGTTTTCCCAGGTTCaatggaatatatatatatgttgttgTGGTCtgatattgaaaattttgaccaatataattattaaataaatattagagTTAATTAGTCGATGGAGAACTGAGAGTAGTTCTACTGATCTTCCAACTACGAAATAAATTAAGCTACATTTATGTATACCTTTTTGCATGTTAACATTGAACTTGTGTCCCCAGAAATAAACGGCTCGCGGTATTTCTTGAAATCTCCCGACAGTACATGtaaattttacttttttttttaggaTATGAATCAATACtattatacaatttttttaaaaatactcaCATATTTAGTATGGAAAaatggtttttttttcttttcaaatgaACCATACATATTAAGCAAAGGAAAATCAAGAAAGGCCGGAAAGCATTGGATCACATACATGCAAGCAAAGTATGAGGTAGATAAAAATACAAAGAAAACTCGAGGAATTTCACTAGAGATCTCGGAGTTGCCGGAGGTTCATGGGAGATACATATTTGGTGTCACCATCGATTAGTTGCTTGGCGATTATAATATTCGCTGCTTCGCTTGGATGGTAAGGGTCCCAAAACACGTGCTTGTCCCGATCGGAACACATAGTGGAGGTCGGCCCACACGGGATTATCCCAGCGAATTGCCCTCCGTTGCCGCAACAAGCTTTACTTGCAGTCGTAAAGCCTGCGATCCATTTGTgataatttatattaatttgCGAAAATCTAATTAATAGGTTGTGTCCTTGAAAAAAGGACAttgatttaagtgatataataagCTGTCTGTGCGTACGTACCGTATTTTGCATAATTTGTGATGAGTTCCATGACAAGATTGTAGACATTGGCATGAACAAATGTGGCACCTTTAAGGTTGTCATTTAGTTCATTCAGAAGATCCTTCAATCTGGCGTTGTATTGAACTGCAAGCTTATCTGGCAATGAAACGCATTCATTCTCGCGGAGTTGGTTAATGGTTTTCTGATACGGAATGCAACCAATTGGCCCAACATTTCCCACGACAAACTTCCTTGCATCAAGTTGGTATAGTCCTCTGCAATCACTAATTCATCTTATGAGACAAAAATTAAACATGGAATTAATATCAATCATTTGCAGCTATCTAGCTAGCACGTACCGTAAGTTGACCTCTTAGATGGTTGATGAGATCATCGACAAATGCATCGGGGCTTTGTGTTATTCTTGCACCCATTGATATCACGGGGAGGAGGTAATTGTTCAGGAAATCATTGGACCCTACCGTGATGGAGAAAATGGAATTCTTAGTAATGTGTTCTCTTGCCTTGGATGGACCCAACAACCCATCGATTTGTTTCCTTGTTATGTTGAAGTAATCTACTTGAATGTCCATTGAAAGCCTATTCACCTGCGAAATTCCAAGTGCTATATTGTAAATAAATCAAGTTTTCAGTATATTTTCCTGTGATTGCTTGTTTTACTTACAAAAATCCTTCCGGTGGCATTCATGATCCCTCCACCTCCCGAAGCATAATTTACCCCATGCAAAACAACATTACCGGTGGTATTCGGGGCAAGAAACGGCACTGCGTAGTGTGGCTGTCCCAGTTCCTCCCCTACAAAACACAATTAGACACTGTATTTCACTTAAACTAGTCCTGGTGGGAACAGAACATACCGACAATGTCTCCAATGGTTCTTCCATTCGTGTATCGACCGGTTGGATTCCCACCGGAGGACTTGAAATCAATCCCATTTGGCGCAATATTAGCCTTAGACAGAGTCTGCAAATAGTTATTGTTCCCAGCATCCACCAAAGAATCGCCGAAAATGAATGATGCCCCTTTCGTTAAATCTTCTTTCTGGGAAACTCCGAAAGTAGACAAATTCATAGTAACAATCAAGAAAACGAGAGCAAGTTTCATATTGTAATGATTAAAGTTGAAGGCCATTGTTTCTCTCCTGTTGTGAATCATCAAAAGGTGCATATATATGTTTAGACACAATTTTTGTTGAGAAACTTGTGATTAAGGGAAGGACTAAGGATTTTAATTGCAGTTGTTTTTTGGTATGACTCGGTTAATTTTCTCGGGGTTAGGTTAactataataattttctgtctCGATTTGTTTGGACCTATGCACTTGCGTATGTTGCAAGAAAATCAGAGAGAATATCATGCATGATGTATTATGAAAATTGTTgtgaatattattattatatatgtgaATGACAAGTACTTCGATATGTCTTCCTGCAAGTTGAGTCAATTGACGTTTGGAGGGCCAAACataactttttttatttttttttatcacaacTCACGCGGGGAGCAGAGATCGAACTCGGGGAACCGACTAATTCGACAGAGGGTGAGATCATTGTGCTACAAGCCCGGTCTCGAGGGCCAAACATACTTGAATAACACCTTTATAAATAACATTGTTACATGTCTCCATCTAACATCCAATAACCAAtgctatataaattttttttccctccAATGACGTTGTGTATAACTAACTATGTGCAATAATTTTTACTAATTGAATTTATGTTAAATACTAAAAGAAGTTAAATtagttttataaataaataaattaaatattttatttaaaatatacaagtttaaatttaatataagtttattttaataaaacgaTGAAATAATTTATTGTTGTAAGTAAAATTGTAAAGAATATTTCGACAACATTCTTTTTAGTGTCGATGAATTGgagacatgttttgaatttGGTGTAGATATTGCATTATTTTGATGTCATTGTTATGCTTAAAAAAACACAAATATATTAAAACTAACTGAATTACTTGAAGCCATGCATGGATTATGACTTATGAGTTTAAATTTCGTCAACTGACTATATTGTAGATTCTTAAAATCTCAAACCAAACTATGGAATAAATCCAATCAAACTAAAAGTTAAATTTGATTTGTTCAGTTCAATTGAAGAAATATAAAAGTAGCTGGAGATCGGCTTATATATCCGGCTGCCATTATGAATCGCGCGTTTGAACAGAGTAAATGTACCGAAAAGGTAATGTGGCCGTAGTAGCTACGGGTAAAGTAAAAAACAAATAAAGCTGCTGTCGTTTAAGGATTCTTATGTGATTCTTGATTTTGCCTGACACATATCCagcaaatttttgtttttcttggaCATGTGTCAAGATTTTACAGGTTTTCCAGCATCGAAGGAATATTGTTAGCTCAAACCTActgcaaaaatatttcttgcTTGTTATGGAACAGCATCACAATTATCTGTATTTTCTCCACCCTCGCTATAATCGATATCTAAATTCGTGCTTAAATACATTGCGCTGTTCTCAATTTGCATCTTACTCGTTACATTTCATCTCCGAAACCAACAGGAATGACTAGCGATTATGGCCTCAAAAAGGGTGACGAGTCTGGTTCAAGTGGGTCTGGCATCGGGGTAAAATTTTTCAAGATTGTCTCCAACCCGGGAGCACACAAACTTGTGAGTTTTTTCATGCCTCGTAACGTATATATGTAAATTCTTGTTTGTAGTTCTTGATATCTAGATCTGTTCCAATATTTGATTTTTGTTCGTGAGGATGGTATATGTTATGTAGATTTGTTTGTAGATCTGCTCTTGTTTTTACAATCATATAACTTGGAAAGATTGGCGGGGAGACGATGCAATGTATATATTCAGAGATCAAATGCTTGCGGTTCTTTAAGAAGATGTGCTTAAagatttctatttttttggtTATTGCGATAGTTGGTTAGAATGAGCTCCTGAAAAGTATTTGGGTGTTCTGTGTGTTGAACTGAGCCAGCTTTGTTTCTTTTCTTCccatagttatgatttttatactTGAGATATGTTTCCAGAGACTTCCTCCTGATTTTACTCGAAGATGCGGGCACAATCTGCCAGACCGTGTCTCTCTCGAGGTTCCAAATGGTTTAGTTTGGAAAGTTGAACTGACACACTCCAATGGTGAAGCTTGGCTGCAGGGAGGATGGCAGCGGTTCGAAGAGTATTATTCCCTCCGACTCGGGCACTTCTTGTTATTCAAATATGTTGGGGATTCTCATTTTGAGG contains the following coding sequences:
- the LOC142505352 gene encoding DNA-directed RNA polymerases II, IV and V subunit 12-like; this translates as MDPLPEPVSYICGDCGQENTLKPVDVIQCRECGYRILYKKRTRRIVQYEAH
- the LOC142505369 gene encoding GDSL esterase/lipase At2g23540-like, producing MHLLMIHNRRETMAFNFNHYNMKLALVFLIVTMNLSTFGVSQKEDLTKGASFIFGDSLVDAGNNNYLQTLSKANIAPNGIDFKSSGGNPTGRYTNGRTIGDIVGEELGQPHYAVPFLAPNTTGNVVLHGVNYASGGGGIMNATGRIFVNRLSMDIQVDYFNITRKQIDGLLGPSKAREHITKNSIFSITVGSNDFLNNYLLPVISMGARITQSPDAFVDDLINHLRGQLTVRLYQLDARKFVVGNVGPIGCIPYQKTINQLRENECVSLPDKLAVQYNARLKDLLNELNDNLKGATFVHANVYNLVMELITNYAKYGFTTASKACCGNGGQFAGIIPCGPTSTMCSDRDKHVFWDPYHPSEAANIIIAKQLIDGDTKYVSPMNLRQLRDL